One Streptomyces lincolnensis genomic region harbors:
- the cobT gene encoding nicotinate-nucleotide--dimethylbenzimidazole phosphoribosyltransferase codes for MTDTGQVPAEGLPENAGMVEQPGVPGAYTYLSETTTEDDDLLLLPGAQSPWGNEVAPPAPEPVVETVHEPGPHEVSGRDSGSHDLSAVRMSSPADATAPPAMAAPPRRPLHLGPPIPDASASPVRSLADRGAVGAPVRRSGPPTTGPEYLDVPQAREMTPQAAAPWGATPVHGAVQAPVGAQAPAAETVVPAAEPVGVAAHTGEPMAAAHTAQAAVPRPAPETVAVSAPGEASLSPDASLAPQGHEGEPDGHVPPMAPAPAPVQQEGEAGFAGDAAQLPAQAYAEAPGPWPEGAQGPEGGQLPEPVQVPEGAQVLEGVQAPEPEQAPEPEQAPEFIQAAEGAPAPEGVQPPEAAQVPDAAQAPEPAQAPEPAQAPEPAQALEAAQADEAAPAPESAPTPEAVQVPEGVQLPVDVDAQAPEADPLPVTPSASVAEPLPDPAATPDAEQAEAVAATEGVQALGAEVTAEVAETAELPEEVPAPDALQEPEDMAGPDAEQVATDAQETAQDPTPAPAPEDDQDAETAQPAETMAAPEFEAAPVPEALAPEAVTPEGIDAAPEAEPAPVFEPAAPETAVAAQATDPAGPMPVDAPAPEAVPVPQTEDGLTAPADGEPLAAADAEAIAPEQDQTPVVETQLVEAQPTPDAQPTPDTPLAQDPQQAQGPQLVAAPAPEAQPEQPAPAQAEAPAQEDPTFPQGGPVGQFVPVEGSVPTTPHLAPTPPHATPLPAQEPAPVPAPRDGGPDVVQDAEDLETRAADQDDRAVQLPGGEESAAAVEGVRQSTGPAAPAYDDAERAAVLKVMRERRDIRNGFRGDPIPHEVLLRVLEAAHTAPSVGHSQPWDFVVIRSAETRQAMHELAMRQRDAYAKSLPKGRAKQFKELKIEAILDTPVNIVVTADPTRGGRHTLGRHTQPQMAPYSAALAVENLWLAARAEGLGVGWVSFFDEREMVRALGLPEHLEVIAYLCVGYVDEFPDEPELMQAGWSKRRPLSWVVHEETYGRRALPGEEPHDLLGETVAQIRPLDAKALGEAWERQKRMTKPPGSLGMLEIISAQLSGLSRQCPPPIPEPAAVAIFAGDHGVHAQGVTPWPQEVTAQMVANFLGGGAVCNAFAGQVGAEVCVVDVGVATDLPATPGLLPRKVRAGTSDMTTGPAMTREEAKQAIEVGIETARDLVAAGNKALLTGEMGIANTTASAALISVFTDTDPADVTGRGTGINDETLARKTEVVRRAIELHQPDPADPIGVLAAIGGFEHAAMVGLLLGGASLRTPVILDGVSAGAAALVARAIAPEVLAACIAGHRSAEPGHVAALNKLGLRPLVDLDLRLGEGTGALLALPLVQSTARAMHEVATFDSAGVTEK; via the coding sequence ATGACCGACACCGGCCAGGTCCCGGCCGAGGGGCTGCCGGAGAACGCAGGCATGGTGGAGCAGCCGGGCGTGCCGGGTGCGTACACCTACCTCTCCGAGACCACCACCGAGGACGACGACCTGTTGCTGCTGCCGGGCGCCCAGAGCCCCTGGGGCAACGAGGTCGCCCCGCCCGCGCCCGAGCCGGTCGTCGAGACCGTCCACGAGCCGGGCCCGCACGAGGTGTCGGGCCGGGACAGCGGCTCGCACGACCTCAGCGCCGTCCGCATGTCCAGCCCCGCCGACGCGACGGCCCCGCCCGCCATGGCGGCTCCGCCCCGGCGCCCCCTGCACCTCGGCCCGCCCATCCCCGACGCCTCCGCCAGCCCGGTCCGCTCCCTCGCCGACCGCGGCGCCGTGGGCGCGCCGGTCCGCCGGTCCGGCCCGCCCACGACCGGCCCCGAGTACCTCGACGTCCCACAGGCGCGCGAGATGACCCCGCAGGCGGCGGCGCCCTGGGGTGCCACGCCGGTCCACGGCGCCGTCCAGGCACCGGTGGGCGCGCAGGCCCCGGCTGCCGAAACGGTTGTTCCGGCGGCCGAACCGGTGGGCGTGGCCGCCCACACCGGCGAGCCGATGGCAGCCGCGCACACGGCCCAGGCCGCGGTGCCCCGCCCCGCCCCGGAGACCGTCGCCGTGTCCGCGCCGGGAGAGGCCTCTCTCTCCCCGGACGCGAGCCTCGCTCCGCAGGGGCACGAGGGCGAGCCCGATGGGCATGTCCCGCCTATGGCTCCGGCTCCGGCCCCTGTTCAGCAGGAGGGCGAAGCGGGGTTCGCCGGCGACGCGGCACAGCTTCCCGCCCAGGCGTACGCCGAGGCTCCCGGCCCGTGGCCGGAGGGCGCCCAGGGCCCCGAGGGCGGACAACTGCCGGAGCCCGTGCAGGTTCCCGAGGGCGCGCAGGTTCTGGAGGGCGTCCAGGCCCCGGAGCCCGAACAGGCGCCGGAGCCCGAGCAGGCCCCGGAGTTCATCCAGGCCGCGGAGGGCGCGCCCGCTCCGGAGGGAGTGCAGCCCCCCGAGGCCGCGCAGGTTCCGGACGCTGCCCAGGCCCCCGAGCCTGCCCAGGCCCCCGAGCCTGCCCAGGCCCCCGAGCCTGCCCAGGCTCTCGAAGCCGCTCAGGCGGATGAGGCCGCACCGGCCCCGGAGAGCGCGCCGACCCCCGAGGCCGTACAGGTGCCGGAGGGTGTCCAGCTTCCGGTCGACGTCGACGCACAGGCTCCGGAGGCCGATCCGCTGCCGGTGACCCCGTCGGCCTCGGTCGCCGAGCCCCTTCCGGACCCGGCCGCGACCCCGGATGCCGAGCAGGCGGAAGCCGTCGCGGCGACGGAGGGTGTGCAGGCCCTCGGCGCCGAAGTCACCGCCGAGGTCGCCGAGACGGCTGAACTGCCGGAAGAGGTCCCCGCACCGGACGCCCTTCAGGAACCGGAAGACATGGCCGGCCCGGACGCCGAGCAGGTGGCAACCGACGCTCAGGAAACCGCCCAGGACCCGACCCCCGCTCCCGCCCCGGAAGACGACCAGGACGCCGAGACCGCGCAGCCGGCCGAGACCATGGCCGCTCCCGAGTTCGAGGCGGCACCTGTCCCCGAGGCACTCGCCCCCGAGGCGGTCACCCCCGAGGGCATCGACGCGGCCCCGGAAGCCGAACCGGCCCCCGTCTTCGAGCCCGCCGCCCCCGAGACCGCCGTAGCCGCACAGGCCACGGACCCCGCCGGCCCCATGCCGGTCGACGCCCCCGCCCCGGAAGCCGTACCGGTCCCACAGACCGAGGACGGCCTCACGGCACCCGCCGACGGTGAACCCCTCGCGGCAGCGGACGCCGAGGCCATCGCACCCGAGCAGGACCAGACACCCGTCGTGGAAACCCAGCTCGTGGAAGCCCAGCCCACGCCGGACGCCCAACCCACCCCGGACACCCCGCTCGCGCAGGATCCGCAGCAGGCGCAGGGTCCCCAACTCGTCGCGGCCCCCGCCCCGGAGGCGCAGCCGGAACAGCCCGCGCCCGCGCAGGCGGAGGCTCCCGCCCAGGAGGACCCCACCTTCCCCCAGGGCGGCCCCGTGGGCCAGTTCGTCCCCGTGGAGGGCTCGGTGCCCACCACCCCGCACCTCGCCCCGACGCCTCCGCACGCCACGCCCCTCCCCGCTCAGGAACCGGCTCCGGTCCCCGCACCCCGTGACGGCGGCCCCGATGTCGTACAGGACGCGGAGGACCTGGAGACCCGGGCGGCGGACCAGGACGACCGGGCCGTTCAGCTGCCCGGGGGAGAGGAGAGCGCGGCCGCCGTGGAGGGCGTACGGCAGTCCACCGGACCGGCCGCGCCCGCCTACGACGACGCCGAGCGCGCGGCCGTGCTCAAGGTGATGCGCGAGCGCCGCGACATCCGCAACGGCTTCCGCGGCGACCCCATCCCGCACGAGGTGCTGCTGCGTGTCCTGGAGGCGGCGCACACCGCCCCGTCCGTGGGCCACTCGCAGCCGTGGGACTTCGTGGTGATCCGGTCCGCCGAGACCCGGCAGGCCATGCACGAACTGGCCATGCGCCAGCGCGACGCCTACGCGAAGTCCCTCCCCAAGGGCCGGGCGAAACAGTTCAAGGAACTGAAGATCGAGGCGATCCTCGACACCCCGGTGAACATCGTCGTCACCGCCGACCCCACCCGCGGCGGGCGCCACACCCTCGGCCGGCACACCCAGCCGCAGATGGCCCCGTACTCCGCCGCGCTCGCGGTCGAGAACCTCTGGCTCGCCGCCCGCGCCGAGGGCCTCGGTGTCGGCTGGGTCAGCTTCTTCGACGAGCGCGAGATGGTCCGCGCCCTCGGCCTGCCCGAGCACCTGGAGGTCATCGCCTACCTGTGCGTCGGATACGTCGACGAGTTCCCGGACGAGCCCGAGCTGATGCAGGCCGGCTGGTCCAAGCGCCGCCCGCTGTCCTGGGTCGTGCACGAGGAGACGTACGGCCGTCGCGCGCTGCCCGGCGAGGAGCCGCACGACCTGCTCGGCGAGACCGTCGCGCAGATCCGCCCGCTGGACGCCAAGGCGCTCGGCGAGGCGTGGGAGCGGCAGAAGCGCATGACGAAGCCGCCCGGCTCGCTCGGCATGCTGGAGATCATCTCCGCGCAGCTGTCCGGGCTGTCCCGGCAGTGCCCGCCGCCGATCCCGGAGCCCGCGGCCGTCGCGATCTTCGCCGGCGACCACGGTGTGCACGCCCAGGGCGTCACCCCCTGGCCGCAGGAGGTGACGGCCCAGATGGTCGCCAACTTCCTCGGCGGCGGCGCGGTCTGCAACGCCTTCGCCGGACAGGTGGGCGCCGAGGTCTGCGTCGTGGACGTCGGTGTCGCCACCGACCTCCCCGCGACCCCCGGCCTGCTGCCCCGCAAGGTCCGCGCGGGCACCTCCGACATGACCACCGGTCCCGCGATGACCCGCGAGGAGGCCAAGCAGGCCATCGAGGTCGGCATCGAGACCGCCCGCGACCTGGTGGCCGCCGGCAACAAGGCGCTGCTCACCGGCGAGATGGGCATCGCGAACACCACCGCGTCCGCCGCCCTGATCTCGGTGTTCACGGACACCGACCCGGCCGATGTCACGGGCCGGGGCACCGGCATCAACGACGAGACCCTCGCCCGCAAGACCGAGGTCGTCCGCCGCGCGATCGAGCTCCACCAGCCGGACCCGGCCGACCCCATCGGCGTTCTCGCCGCGATCGGCGGCTTCGAGCACGCCGCCATGGTCGGCCTGCTCCTCGGCGGTGCCTCCCTGCGGACGCCGGTGATCCTGGACGGCGTCAGCGCCGGTGCCGCCGCACTGGTCGCCCGCGCGATCGCCCCCGAGGTCCTGGCCGCCTGCATCGCGGGCCACCGCAGCGCCGAGCCCGGCCATGTGGCCGCCCTCAACAAGCTCGGCCTGCGTCCCCTGGTCGACCTCGACCTCCGCCTCGGCGAGGGCACGGGCGCGCTGCTGGCCCTGCCGCTGGTGCAGAGCACCGCACGGGCGATGCACGAGGTGGCCACGTTCGACTCCGCGGGGGTCACCGAGAAGTGA
- a CDS encoding GNAT family N-acetyltransferase, giving the protein MSGTFPNISISTERLVLRPLDEDDVPALAEMMNDEQVGAWTDVPQPYTADQARDWITRYAPAEREAGRGLDLAVTEFLTQRLVGIVQLARTNWHIRSTELSYIIAPWARGEGYASEAALATAQWLFNDQKLERIELRTAADNTASQQVAQKIGCISEGVLRNACIAHVRADDGTWSDVRTDFIVWSLLPEDLDGAGGQLADSGGFTTYPDWN; this is encoded by the coding sequence ATGAGTGGCACCTTCCCCAACATCTCCATCAGCACGGAGCGGTTGGTGCTGCGCCCCCTCGACGAGGACGACGTGCCCGCGCTGGCCGAGATGATGAACGACGAGCAGGTCGGGGCCTGGACGGACGTCCCCCAGCCCTACACCGCGGACCAGGCCCGCGACTGGATCACGCGGTACGCGCCGGCCGAACGGGAGGCGGGCCGGGGTCTCGACCTCGCCGTCACCGAGTTCCTCACCCAGCGCCTGGTCGGCATCGTCCAGCTCGCCAGGACGAACTGGCACATCCGCTCCACCGAACTGTCGTACATCATCGCCCCCTGGGCCCGCGGCGAGGGCTACGCCTCCGAGGCCGCGCTCGCCACCGCCCAGTGGCTGTTCAACGACCAGAAACTCGAACGGATCGAACTGCGCACGGCAGCCGACAACACCGCCTCCCAGCAGGTCGCCCAGAAGATCGGCTGTATCAGCGAGGGCGTCCTGCGCAACGCCTGCATAGCGCACGTCCGGGCCGACGACGGTACCTGGAGCGACGTGCGCACCGATTTCATCGTGTGGAGCCTGCTGCCCGAGGACCTCGACGGCGCGGGCGGGCAACTGGCCGACTCGGGCGGGTTCACCACGTACCCGGACTGGAACTGA
- a CDS encoding serine/threonine-protein kinase — protein sequence MNMAMMRLRREDPRVVGSFRLHRRLGAGGMGVVYLGSDRKGQRVALKVIRPDLAEDQEFRSRFAREVSAARRIRGGCTARLVAADLEADRPWFATQYVPGPSLHDKVADEGSLGAAEVAAVGAALSEGLVAVHEAGVVHRDLKPSNILLSPKGPRIIDFGIAWATGASTLTHVGTAVGSPGFLAPEQVRGAAVTPATDVFSLGATLAYALMGDSPFGHGSSEVMLYRVVHEEAQLHGVPDALAPLVRACLAKDPQERPSTLQLSLRLKEIAAREAQGHADLRPPAPRTGEADRPTGRLSDAYPDRAPQRRPQGQQPGGPDAQGTPPPRGGASSSRGPAPSRGGGAPSRGGSGSRNGGSAARSGSARPTPATRNTTRSGSGNRPTPRGGSGRPGPRTTGTGRRPANPRLLRQRLFVFVVVTLLVALGIAAAQGCQGPSRGIGDQRNVVREQGVHTPSAPGYTPLDGVMAERYESTFSQER from the coding sequence ATGAACATGGCGATGATGCGCCTGAGGCGCGAGGACCCGCGCGTCGTCGGCTCGTTCAGGCTTCACAGACGGCTCGGCGCGGGCGGGATGGGCGTCGTCTATCTGGGCTCCGACCGGAAGGGCCAGCGGGTCGCGCTGAAGGTGATCCGGCCCGATCTGGCCGAGGACCAGGAGTTCCGGTCGCGGTTCGCCCGTGAGGTGTCGGCGGCCCGGCGGATCCGGGGTGGCTGCACGGCCCGGCTCGTCGCCGCGGATCTGGAGGCGGACCGGCCGTGGTTCGCGACCCAGTACGTGCCCGGCCCTTCCCTGCACGACAAGGTCGCCGACGAGGGCTCGCTCGGCGCGGCCGAGGTCGCGGCCGTGGGTGCCGCGCTGTCGGAGGGGCTGGTCGCCGTCCACGAGGCCGGTGTGGTGCACCGGGACCTCAAGCCGTCCAACATCCTGCTGTCCCCCAAGGGGCCGCGGATCATCGACTTCGGCATCGCCTGGGCGACCGGGGCCTCCACGCTCACGCACGTCGGTACGGCCGTCGGTTCACCGGGCTTCCTCGCGCCGGAACAGGTGCGCGGTGCCGCGGTGACTCCGGCGACGGACGTGTTCTCCCTCGGGGCGACCCTGGCGTACGCCTTGATGGGTGACTCGCCCTTCGGGCACGGCAGTTCCGAGGTGATGCTGTACCGCGTGGTGCACGAGGAGGCGCAGCTGCACGGCGTGCCGGACGCGCTGGCTCCGCTGGTGCGGGCGTGTCTGGCGAAGGATCCCCAGGAACGGCCCAGCACGCTCCAGTTGTCGCTGCGGCTGAAGGAGATCGCGGCCCGCGAGGCACAGGGGCACGCGGACCTGCGTCCGCCCGCCCCGCGTACCGGTGAGGCGGACCGGCCCACCGGGCGGCTCTCCGACGCCTATCCGGACCGGGCACCCCAGCGGCGGCCGCAGGGCCAGCAGCCGGGCGGGCCGGATGCGCAGGGCACTCCCCCGCCGCGCGGTGGTGCCTCCTCCTCACGTGGCCCCGCTCCCTCGCGGGGCGGTGGCGCTCCCTCCCGGGGTGGCAGCGGCTCCCGCAACGGCGGCTCCGCCGCGCGGTCCGGGAGCGCCCGGCCCACTCCGGCCACGCGCAACACGACGCGTTCGGGGAGCGGGAACCGTCCCACCCCGCGCGGCGGTTCCGGTCGTCCGGGGCCCAGGACCACGGGGACCGGACGGCGGCCGGCCAATCCGCGGCTCCTGCGCCAGCGGCTGTTCGTGTTCGTCGTGGTCACCCTGCTCGTGGCGCTCGGCATCGCCGCGGCGCAGGGCTGCCAGGGCCCGTCACGCGGCATCGGCGACCAGCGGAATGTCGTACGGGAGCAGGGGGTGCACACACCGTCTGCTCCCGGGTACACGCCTCTCGACGGGGTGATGGCCGAGCGGTACGAGTCGACCTTCAGCCAGGAGCGATAG
- the cobA gene encoding uroporphyrinogen-III C-methyltransferase, with the protein MAEHPAYPVGLRLTGRRVVVLGGGQVAQRRLPALIAAGADIVLVSPGATPSVEAMADAGEITWEQRPYREGDLADAWYALIATGDTEANTRASAEAERHRVWCVRSDDADRATAWTPATGHSEGVTIAVLTTDAKGRDPRHTAAIRDAVVEGLRDGTLVAPHHRTRTPGVALVGGGPGDPDLITVRGRRLLAEADVVITDHLGPRDLLAELPASVEVIDAAKLPYGRFMAQEAINDALIEHAKQGKSVVRLKGGDPFVYGRGMEEVQALAEAGVPCTVVPGISSSISVPGAAGIPVTHRGVAHEFTVVSGHIAPDDERSLVDWPSLAKLTGTLVILMGVGTIGKVAETLIAHGKSPEIPVALVQEGTTAAQRRVDATLATVADVVREQDVKPPAVIVIGEVVAVGPRTSTTLA; encoded by the coding sequence ATGGCCGAACACCCCGCCTACCCCGTAGGCCTCCGCCTCACCGGCCGTCGCGTCGTCGTTCTCGGCGGCGGCCAGGTCGCCCAGCGCCGCCTGCCGGCCCTCATCGCGGCGGGCGCGGACATCGTCCTCGTGTCGCCCGGAGCGACCCCCTCGGTCGAGGCGATGGCGGACGCGGGCGAGATCACCTGGGAGCAGCGGCCGTACCGGGAGGGCGACCTCGCCGACGCCTGGTACGCCCTCATCGCCACCGGTGACACGGAAGCCAACACCCGGGCCTCCGCGGAGGCCGAGCGCCACCGCGTGTGGTGCGTCCGCTCCGACGACGCTGACCGGGCCACGGCCTGGACCCCCGCCACCGGCCACAGCGAGGGCGTTACGATCGCCGTCCTGACCACCGACGCCAAGGGCCGCGACCCCCGCCACACCGCGGCGATCCGCGACGCCGTGGTCGAGGGCCTGCGCGACGGCACGCTCGTGGCCCCGCACCACCGCACCCGTACGCCCGGCGTCGCCCTGGTCGGCGGCGGCCCCGGCGACCCGGATCTCATCACGGTCCGCGGCCGCCGCCTGCTCGCCGAGGCCGACGTGGTCATCACCGATCACCTCGGCCCGCGCGACCTGCTCGCGGAACTGCCGGCGAGCGTCGAGGTCATCGACGCGGCGAAGCTGCCGTACGGCCGTTTCATGGCCCAGGAGGCCATCAACGACGCGCTGATCGAGCATGCCAAGCAGGGCAAGTCGGTGGTCCGCCTCAAGGGTGGCGACCCCTTCGTCTACGGCCGTGGCATGGAGGAGGTCCAGGCGCTGGCCGAGGCCGGCGTCCCGTGCACGGTCGTGCCCGGCATCTCCAGCTCGATCTCGGTTCCGGGCGCCGCCGGGATCCCCGTCACCCACCGGGGCGTCGCCCACGAGTTCACCGTGGTCAGCGGGCACATCGCGCCGGACGACGAACGCTCCCTGGTCGACTGGCCGTCCCTCGCCAAGCTGACCGGCACGCTGGTGATCCTCATGGGCGTCGGCACCATCGGGAAGGTCGCCGAGACGCTCATCGCCCACGGCAAGTCCCCCGAGATCCCCGTCGCCCTGGTCCAGGAGGGGACGACGGCCGCCCAGCGCCGGGTCGACGCCACCCTCGCGACCGTCGCCGACGTCGTACGGGAGCAGGACGTCAAGCCCCCGGCGGTGATCGTCATCGGCGAGGTCGTCGCCGTCGGACCACGGACGTCGACGACATTGGCGTAA
- a CDS encoding TrmH family RNA methyltransferase, with protein sequence MADLITVEDPDDPRLHDYTGLTDVELRRKREPAEGLFIAEGEKVIRRAKDAGYEMRSMLLSAKWVDVMRDVIDELPAPVYAASPELAEQVTGYHVHRGALASMQRKPLPTAAELLQTARRVVVMESVNDHTNIGAIFRSAAALGMDAVLLSPDCADPLYRRSVKVSMGAVFSVPYARLDTWPKGLESVREAGFTLLALTPDAKARTLDEAAPHTMDRVALMLGAEGDGLSTQALVAADEWVRIPMAHGVDSLNVGAAAAVAFYAVATGRPRA encoded by the coding sequence GTGGCCGATCTCATCACCGTCGAGGACCCCGACGACCCGCGCCTGCACGACTACACGGGCCTGACCGACGTCGAACTGCGCCGCAAGCGCGAACCGGCCGAGGGCCTGTTCATCGCCGAGGGCGAGAAGGTCATCCGGCGGGCCAAGGACGCCGGGTACGAGATGCGCTCGATGCTGCTGTCCGCCAAGTGGGTCGACGTCATGCGCGACGTCATCGACGAGCTCCCGGCCCCGGTGTACGCGGCCAGTCCGGAACTCGCCGAACAGGTCACCGGCTACCACGTGCACCGCGGCGCGCTCGCCTCCATGCAGCGCAAACCGCTGCCCACGGCCGCCGAACTCCTCCAGACGGCACGCCGGGTGGTCGTCATGGAGTCCGTGAACGACCACACCAACATCGGCGCGATCTTCCGCTCGGCGGCGGCGCTCGGCATGGACGCGGTCCTGCTGTCCCCCGACTGCGCCGACCCCCTCTACCGCCGCAGCGTCAAGGTCTCCATGGGCGCGGTCTTCTCCGTCCCCTACGCCCGTCTCGACACCTGGCCCAAGGGCCTGGAGTCGGTCCGCGAGGCCGGCTTCACCCTCCTCGCCCTCACCCCGGACGCCAAGGCCAGAACCCTCGACGAGGCCGCCCCCCACACCATGGACCGGGTCGCCCTCATGCTCGGCGCCGAGGGCGACGGCCTCTCCACCCAGGCCCTGGTCGCCGCCGACGAATGGGTCCGCATCCCCATGGCCCACGGCGTCGACTCCCTCAACGTGGGCGCGGCGGCCGCGGTCGCCTTCTACGCGGTGGCCACGGGCCGACCGCGGGCCTGA
- the cbiE gene encoding precorrin-6y C5,15-methyltransferase (decarboxylating) subunit CbiE translates to MADRVTVIGWDGSPLTAAARSALSAATLVAGAAHHLALAEVPPTAERIRLGSVALVARRIAGHRGTAVVFADGDPGFFGVVRTLRAPEFGLEVEVVPGVSSVAAAFARAGMPWDDAQVVVAHRRTLRRAVNVCRAHTKVAVLTSPGAGPAELGLLLEGVHRTFVICEEVGTDHEQVTVVTSDKAADHTWRDPNVVIVIGGSAAATDGGGWIAGRDPATGPRGWTLPAESYGGLMGEGELEPLRAAQLVRLGPRVGDLVWDIGCGSGAFATEAARAGAAVIAVDRDPRACERTEANARAFGLQLQVVHGAAPHILENLPEPDVVRVAGGGAAVVSAVADRRPQRIVTHAATRDAAEIIGRDLSGHGYQVECALVQSVELDTRAWTETERSVAFLLSGLLPDRTA, encoded by the coding sequence ATGGCCGACCGCGTCACGGTGATCGGCTGGGACGGCTCGCCGCTGACCGCCGCGGCACGCTCCGCTCTGAGCGCCGCCACGCTGGTGGCCGGCGCCGCCCACCACCTCGCCCTCGCCGAGGTGCCGCCCACCGCCGAACGCATCCGGCTCGGCAGCGTGGCCCTCGTCGCCCGCCGGATCGCCGGACACCGCGGCACCGCGGTGGTGTTCGCCGACGGCGACCCCGGGTTCTTCGGCGTCGTACGGACCCTGCGCGCACCCGAGTTCGGCCTGGAGGTCGAGGTCGTCCCCGGTGTCTCCTCGGTCGCCGCCGCCTTCGCCCGCGCCGGTATGCCCTGGGACGACGCACAGGTGGTCGTCGCACACCGCCGCACCCTGCGACGCGCGGTGAATGTGTGCCGCGCCCACACCAAGGTCGCCGTCCTCACCTCACCGGGCGCCGGCCCCGCCGAACTCGGCCTGCTCCTGGAGGGCGTTCACCGCACCTTCGTCATCTGCGAGGAAGTCGGCACCGACCACGAACAGGTCACCGTCGTCACCTCCGACAAGGCCGCCGACCACACCTGGCGCGACCCCAACGTCGTCATCGTCATCGGCGGCTCGGCGGCCGCGACCGACGGCGGCGGCTGGATCGCCGGCCGCGACCCGGCCACCGGCCCGCGCGGCTGGACCCTGCCCGCGGAGTCCTACGGCGGTCTCATGGGCGAAGGGGAACTGGAACCGCTCCGCGCCGCCCAACTCGTCCGGCTCGGCCCGCGCGTCGGCGACCTCGTGTGGGACATCGGCTGCGGCAGCGGTGCCTTCGCCACCGAGGCCGCCCGGGCCGGCGCCGCCGTCATCGCCGTGGACCGCGACCCCCGGGCCTGCGAACGCACCGAGGCCAACGCGCGTGCCTTCGGGCTCCAGCTCCAGGTCGTGCACGGCGCCGCCCCGCACATCCTGGAGAACCTCCCCGAACCGGACGTCGTCCGCGTCGCCGGCGGGGGAGCGGCCGTGGTCTCCGCGGTCGCCGACCGCCGCCCGCAGCGCATCGTCACGCACGCGGCGACCCGGGACGCCGCCGAAATCATCGGCCGCGACCTGAGCGGGCACGGCTACCAGGTGGAGTGCGCCCTCGTCCAGTCCGTCGAACTCGACACCAGGGCCTGGACGGAGACCGAACGGAGCGTCGCGTTCCTGCTCAGCGGCCTGTTGCCGGACCGCACGGCCTGA
- a CDS encoding MetQ/NlpA family ABC transporter substrate-binding protein: MRNTAKLTTAVLAVGALALGLSACGSGTDAASDTSGPLVVAASPTPHAEILTYVKDNLAKKAGLDLEVREFTDYVTPNTATEDGSVGANYFQNQPYLDDFNKKNGTHIVPVVTVHLEPLGLYSRKVKSADALKSGATIAVPNDSVNEARALKLLDANGIITLKDGVGNEATPSDIAQNPRKLKFKELEAAQTPRSLDDVDAAVVNGNYAIEADLKPAEDALVLESPKNNPYGNFLAVKEGQEKDPRVTKLAKLLTSPEVKKFIQDKYAGSVIASF, from the coding sequence GTGCGTAACACCGCAAAGCTCACCACCGCCGTCCTCGCCGTCGGAGCCCTGGCTCTCGGGCTCTCCGCCTGCGGCTCGGGCACGGACGCCGCCTCCGACACCAGCGGCCCGCTGGTCGTCGCCGCGAGCCCGACCCCGCACGCCGAGATCCTCACCTACGTCAAGGACAACCTGGCGAAGAAGGCCGGACTCGACCTGGAGGTCCGGGAGTTCACCGACTACGTCACGCCGAACACGGCGACCGAGGACGGCTCGGTGGGTGCCAACTACTTCCAGAACCAGCCCTACCTCGACGACTTCAACAAGAAGAACGGCACCCACATCGTGCCCGTCGTCACGGTCCATCTGGAGCCCCTCGGCCTCTACTCCCGCAAGGTCAAGAGCGCCGACGCCCTCAAGAGCGGCGCGACGATCGCCGTCCCGAACGACAGCGTCAACGAGGCCCGTGCCCTCAAGCTCCTCGACGCCAACGGGATCATCACGCTCAAGGACGGCGTGGGCAACGAGGCGACCCCCTCCGACATCGCCCAGAACCCCAGGAAGCTCAAGTTCAAGGAGTTGGAGGCGGCCCAGACCCCGCGCTCCCTGGACGACGTGGACGCCGCCGTCGTCAACGGCAACTACGCCATCGAGGCCGACCTGAAGCCCGCCGAGGACGCCCTCGTCCTGGAGTCCCCGAAGAACAACCCCTACGGCAACTTCCTCGCCGTCAAGGAGGGCCAGGAGAAGGACCCGCGCGTCACCAAGCTGGCCAAGCTCCTCACCTCCCCCGAGGTCAAGAAGTTCATCCAGGACAAGTACGCCGGCTCCGTCATCGCGTCCTTCTGA